CGCCAAGACGCGCGCTCGATCGACGGAATGGCGCGCTTCTCCGAGGCGACGAGCGACATGCCGTGGCGCGCCGACCGGCCCGCGATCGCGTACTACGAGAAGCTGGCAAGCGACGCTCGCCTGAGCGATCGCGTTCGCGGTGACGCGAAGGCCGCCGCCGACGCGGTGCGCTCGCTCGTACTGTCGCACCGCGAGAGCGACGACTTTAAGGCGTTTGGTGGTTCCGACTATTCCGACGCGGTCGGGCCGACGGTCCATCTCCCCACGTCACGCCGCCAGATCGACCCGTGGGCCGATGCGGGGGTGACGGAGACCGACAACGCGTTTTATGACGCAGTCGACGAAGATGCGATGACCCGAGTCATCACCTGAGTCTGCCGACCCTCAATTCCGAAGGAAGGGCACCTGCCGCGCGGAACTGCATGCGGACAGCCTAGACCTACTTCAAACGAGGAAATCATGGCCGCCAAACTTCTCGCAGCTATTACCGTGCTGACGATTGCTCTTTGTGCCGGATGCTCTTCCGGCTCGACCTCATCCAGCGCTCTTCCCACGCAGCCGGTGCAGGGGATCTCTCCGACGGAGCGCAGCCTCGCGAGCAACTACATCAAGCACGTCGTCGTCATCATCCAAGAGAATCGCAGCTTCGAAAACTTCTTCGCCGGCTACCCGAACGCCGACGCGCCCATGGTGGGCTGGGGCCTGAAGGCCGGCAAGCGAGTCAGGATCAAACTGCATCAAGACACCTTCGAACTCGAACCGAATCTCGAACACCTCTACCCGGCCTCGATCATCGATTGGGATAACGGGAAGATGGACGGCTTCTCTAAGTGGGGGCAGAACCACAACGACGCGGCCTACGCATACATCGAGCGTTCCCAAGTGCAGCCGTACTGGGACATGGCCAATCAGTACGTCCTCGCCGCGCACATGTTCCCGACCGAGTTCGGGCCGAGCTGGACGGCGCACCTGACGCTCGTCGCCGGTACGGACAACGTTAAACAGAGTCCGCTCTGGGCCGTGTCCGACTTCTCGGATGGTGCCTGGAACAGCTGCGATTCACCGAAGGGCAGCAAGACCGACGTCATCACCATGGACCGCAAGGAGCATTACTTCGCCGGTCCCTACCCGTGCTTCGACCAATTCAACACGATGGCCCAGGATCTCGACCAGAACAGCATCACGTGGAAGTACTACGTGGACAAGATCAAGCACGCCGGTATCTGGTCGCCGTTCGAGGCGATCAAGTACGTGCGCCGCGGACCCGACTATCAGAACGATATGGTGCAGCCCGAGACGCAGGTGCTTCAGGACGCTGCGAGCGGCAACCTCGCCCAAGTGAGCTGGGTCACGCCCATAATGGCCGACTCCGACCACCCGGGGTCGCATAGCGATTTGGGCCCCTCGTGGGTCTCGTCGATCGTCAACGCCGTCGGCGGGGGCCCCGACTGGAGCTCGACCGCGATCATCCTTTTGTGGGACGATTGGGGCGGCTTCTACGACAACGCAAAACCGCCGAACCTGGACTTCCGCGGCCCCGGCATCCGCGTACCATGCCTAATCATCTCGCCATACGCCAAGTCGAACTACGTCGACCTTACGCAATATGAGTTCGGCAGCATCCTGAGGTTCATCGAAGAGTCCTTCAACCTTCCGTACCTGGACCAGCTGTCAGGCTCGTCTTCGTGGCAAGGCTACACCGACAGGCGCGCCAACAGCCTCGACAACGCCTTCAACTTCACTCAGCCGGCGCGCGCGTTCAAGCGGATTCACTCGAAATACTCCGAGCAGTACATCTTGAGGATGCCGCGCGACACTAATACACCCGTCGACACGGAGTAGCATAGGAGTCTCAGCGCAGTAGTTCGACTCGGGAGGGATAGATCGGCCGGTTGATGATGCGCTGGAGCGTCAT
The sequence above is drawn from the Candidatus Binatia bacterium genome and encodes:
- a CDS encoding alkaline phosphatase family protein, encoding MAAKLLAAITVLTIALCAGCSSGSTSSSALPTQPVQGISPTERSLASNYIKHVVVIIQENRSFENFFAGYPNADAPMVGWGLKAGKRVRIKLHQDTFELEPNLEHLYPASIIDWDNGKMDGFSKWGQNHNDAAYAYIERSQVQPYWDMANQYVLAAHMFPTEFGPSWTAHLTLVAGTDNVKQSPLWAVSDFSDGAWNSCDSPKGSKTDVITMDRKEHYFAGPYPCFDQFNTMAQDLDQNSITWKYYVDKIKHAGIWSPFEAIKYVRRGPDYQNDMVQPETQVLQDAASGNLAQVSWVTPIMADSDHPGSHSDLGPSWVSSIVNAVGGGPDWSSTAIILLWDDWGGFYDNAKPPNLDFRGPGIRVPCLIISPYAKSNYVDLTQYEFGSILRFIEESFNLPYLDQLSGSSSWQGYTDRRANSLDNAFNFTQPARAFKRIHSKYSEQYILRMPRDTNTPVDTE